A stretch of Caenorhabditis elegans chromosome IV DNA encodes these proteins:
- the bli-6 gene encoding Nematode cuticle collagen N-terminal domain-containing protein (Confirmed by transcript evidence) — MEVETRVKAYRFVAYAAVTFSVVAVLSVCITLPMVYNYVSHVKKGIHHEIRYCKGSAKDILNEVSSIRSNRTARQASYGDSGAAGSAGAAGGSCSGCCLPGPAGPVGTPGKPGRPGKPGVAGLPGNPGRPPQAPCDPITPPPCKPCPQGPPGVQGPPGPAGDAGLDGQPGGPGQDGQPGQPGPKGPPGVNGQPGAPGQDGNPGQDAPSEPLVPGEPGAPGEAGPQGPPGQPGTPGQNGQPGQPGPKGPSGQPGQPGSDGNPGPAGQAGQAGSVGEKGICPKYCAIDGGIFFEDGTRR; from the exons ATGGAGGTGGAGACTCGTGTTAAAGCGTATCGCTTTGTGGCCTATGCTGCTGTTACATTCAGTGTTGTTGCAGTACTTTCG gTATGTATCACACTTCCGATGGTCTACAACTACGTCTCGCACGTGAAGAAGGGTATTCATCACGAGATCCGGTACTGTAAGGGTTCTGCTAAAGACATTCTCAACGAGGTCTCCTCGATCCGTTCCAACCGTACCGCCCGTCAAGCTTCTTACGGAGATTCTGGTGCCGCTGGATCTGCTGGGGCCGCTGGAGGATCCTGCTCTGGATGCTGTCTTCCAGGTCCAGCTGGACCCGTCGGTACCCCAGGAAAGCCAGGTCGTCCAGGAAAGCCTGGAGTAGCTGGACTTCCTGGAAATCCAGGACGTCCACCACAAGCTCCATGTGACCCAATTACCCCACCACCATGCAAACCGTGTCcacaaggaccaccaggagttcaaggaccaccaggaccagctggagATGCTGGACTTGATGGACAGCCAGGAGGTCCAGGACAAGATGGACAACCAGGTCAACCAGGACCAAAGGGACCACCAGGAGTCAATGGACAACCAGGAGCACCAGGGCAAGATGGGAACCCAGGTCAAGATGCTCCATCTGAGCCACTTGTTCCAGGAGAACCAGGTGCACCAGGAGAGGCtggaccacaaggaccaccTGGACAACCAGGAACTCCAGGACAAAATGGTCAACCAGGTCAACCAGGACCAAAGGGGCCATCTGGACAaccaggacaaccaggatCTGATGGAAAtccaggaccagctggacaAGCCGGACAAGCAGGAAGTGTTGGAGAGAAGGGAATCTGTCCAAAGTATTGTGCTATCGATGGAGGAATCTTCTTTGAGGACGGAACCCGACGATAA